The bacterium DNA window TGCTGATGGACGACAACACCCGCAGGCAACTCCTGGTGTCCTGGCAGAAAAAGAAGCAGGAGGAGGTGTTGCATCCGTTTCTGGGAGAAAAAATCCCTGTCGGCCTGCTGCCCCATGTGCAGGCGATGCTGCTGGCCCGGTTCCTCAGGGGTGATACTGACGCTTATCCCCCATTTTTCTGGAAATGAGGCCGTGATGATGGTTCTCGTGGTGTACGATGTAAGTACTGAAAACGCGGAGGGGCGCAGGCGATTGCGCCGTGTGGCGCAGGTCTGCGAGGATTACGGCCAGCGGGTGCAGAACTCGGTTTTTGAATGTCTGGTCGATCCCGGGCAGTGGACCACGCTACGGGCAAAACTGGTGGATGAAGCAAACGCCAAACAGGATAGCCTTCGCTTCTACTTTCTGGGAAGCAACTGGAAAAGACGGGTGGAGCATGTCGGGGCGAAAGAGGCCTACGATCCGGAAGGGCCTTTGATTATCTGACTGAAAGTGCGCGAACCTGAGGCGAACACAGTTCTTTATATAAGGTTCGCGCGGTGTGGAATTGTTTGTGTTTTTATGACTTAGCACCAAAGATAAATGTAAGGACCGATCATCAGGTCG harbors:
- the cas2 gene encoding CRISPR-associated endonuclease Cas2, yielding MMVLVVYDVSTENAEGRRRLRRVAQVCEDYGQRVQNSVFECLVDPGQWTTLRAKLVDEANAKQDSLRFYFLGSNWKRRVEHVGAKEAYDPEGPLII